The Persephonella sp. KM09-Lau-8 nucleotide sequence CTTTTCGGATTAATTTTTTTGTTAATAAATTCCACCATTTCTTCAGGTAATTTTAACTCATATTTTAATGCAAAGATATTGTATTTTTTGATTGTTTCAGGCTTTAATTTTATGATGTCTTTTTCTGTTGTTATCCATTTATCTACATTCTGGGACAGTTCAAGGGAAGGATAGTCATAATGGTCTGGAAAAGATATTTTATGCAAAACCTGAAAATTATATTTCTTTGATAAATCTTCAACTGTATTAAAGAACTGCTGATTATTTCCAAGACCTGCGAAAATTCCTATTTTTTCGCCTTTTAGATCTTTGACTGGGATATTTTCTTTTAGATTTGTTAAATGTTGAAATTTTTCCTCAGTTATAAAAAAGGGTTTGTCAAATGCTTTTAGCTTCTTCAAAAACTGCTCTTTATTTTTTACTTTTTCAAATCTATTGATAACAAATAAATCTGCATATTTATAGGTTTCAATAGGTTCCCTTAATCTCCCTGCCGGTAATGGCTGGTCTTCCCAGAAAGGTTTTGTTGCATCCACTACGAGAATATCAATATCCCTGTAAAGCTGGTAGTGCTGAAAACCATCATCAAGGATGAAAATATCTGGCTTAAATAGTTCTATTGCCTTTATTCCGGCTTCATATCTGCTTTCTGAAACTACGACTGGAATATTATAAGTTGCTATAAGATAGGGCTCATCTCCGGAGCTTTTCCAGTCTGTAAATATTTTTTTCCCATCTGATACAACTATTGTGCCTTTAGTCTTCCTTTTATAGCCTCTAGATAAAACACATACCCTGTATCCCTGACTTTGTAGCTTTCTTGCAATAGCTATAGTAATTGGAGTTTTGCCTGTTCCTCCAACAGACAGGTTTCCTACAGATATTACAGGAACAGGAAGTTTCTGTGATTTAAGGATTTTTGTATCATATAGCCATCTTCTTAATAGGGCTAATTTTTCATAAATTAGTGATAGAATTTTTAACATATTTTCCGTATTATTAAATTAATAACGTCATATTTACTTATTAAAATTAATATAGGTATAATTTTATGCTTAATTGGAGAAAAAATAAAGAAATATATCACGATACCACATCTCCTGAGTTTGATAAGATCAGATTGATATACATTTTTATAATACTTGGGTCTGTTGTTCTTTATATTATGTCTTTTGTTCATTTACAACGGGGAGAGAAGGATCTATTTCTTTTTGAGGCGCTGGTTTCTACCGGAGGTTTACTTAGTTTACTCTATATGCGAATTACAGGAAAGGTCAGTATTGCTGAGAATTTTATACTCATAGGTCTTTATGTTCTATTTATTATGATTATTATTGATGGAGGTCTTGAAAAAACCGGTATTTACTGGATTTTTGTTTTTCCCTTTGTCTCTTTTTTCCTGAAGGGTAATAAAGTTGGCCTTTTGTGGAATATACTGATTTTGGGAACAATAATACTATTTTTATACCTCAGTAACGAGAAGATAATTTCTATTGCATATACTCCTATTGAAATCAGACAGTTTATAGGTGCTTATTTGATAGTAATGACTCTCGCATATATATTTGAGAATACACTTTTAAAATCTTATGACAAGTTATCAAAGCTTGCTATGACCGATTCTCTTACAGGTTTGTATAACAGATATTATTTATTTAAAAGACTGGAAGAAGAAATTAAAAGAGCAAAAAGATATAATCATCCGCTATGTATGATTATTTTTGATATTGATAATTTTAAACAGATAAATGACAAGTATGGTCATGATGTTGGGGATGCTGTTTTAACTATGGTAGCAAGGGTGCTAAAAAGGAATATAAGAGAAACAGATATAGCTGGAAGATTTGGTGGTGAAGAGTTTGTTATTGTATGTCCTGAAACAGATATAGAAAATGGTTATTTAGTTGCAGAAAAGATTAGAGAAGCTATATCTCAGATAAATTTTGGCGATTTTAAAGTTACTGTTAGTATAGGCTTATCATGTTTTAGTGGTGAAACGGCCGAACAACTACTTAAGAAAGCAGATATAGCTCTTTATAGAGCCAAAGATTCAGGTAAAAACAGGGTGGAAATATATAATGAAAAAAACTGCCCCCAAAGGGAGCAGATAAAAACAACACACCAGGAGCAGCAAGCAGTCTAACTTATTATACTAAAACTTAAGGCTTATATTCATATAAACAAATCTTCCAGGTTCAGGAATTTTTGTTCCGCTGCTGAAAGGATTTCTGAGATAAGATAGATGGGTGTAGTAATTTTTATCAAACAGATTGTCTATACCTAAACCTACAAATGCCCTATCACCTACATTGTATCCTGTTTTCAGATTTACTACATAGTAAGATTTTGTTTCTTTTTCATTCAGGTCACTGTCAACTTTAGATTGTTTTGCAGCGTATATTGTTTCCAGTAACCCAAAAGCTGTTCCATTGTCATATTTAATAGCAAGCCTTGTTTTTAATGGTGGAATTTCTGCAAGGTCGCTGTCTGTGTAGTTTCCGCTATCTTTTTTACCCCTTTGATAAGCAGCTCCTGCTTCTATTGAAACAGTATCTGTCAGCATTCCAATAACTGTTAAATCTCCACCGTATATGTGAGCATCTATGTTCTGGTAAGACATGGCATTTTTGGTATTTGAGAGGTTTCTAATTTTTGTCAGATATATATAATCTGTAAGATCACTGTAAAAAACATTTCCTTTTATTCCAAATAATCCCCAGTAATACTCAAATCCTGCATCAACTTCATTGTTTTGGGTTGGATCAAGATTTGGATTTCCTACCCAGTCAGGTTTAGTCATTGGTTTTTTCAATGCTATGAATCTTTCTTCAGGATCAGGAACTCTAACAGTATGTCCAAAACCAATATAAGCATTAGACCTTTTATCAAATTTATATCTCAGGACTATATTCCCTGATACATAGGTATCTGTCTGATCAAGGTCGTAATTATTTCCATAATACTCGTTATATATGTTCCTGTTTGCCGCCCCAAGAGCATTTTTATCAGATTCAGATTTTGTACTGTCTACTCTTAGACCTGCTGATATAACAAAATTGTTAATCTTTTTTGCTCCTTCAACAAATGCACCTATATTTTTAATATCAACATCAGGTATCATACCTCTGTTATCCAAAGTCATTACTACATTGTCTGCTTTCCAGTTTCTTAGATAAGCATCTATTCCTGTTCTTAGTTTTATATCTCCGATTTTCCAGCCTTTTTCAATTTTGGCTCCATAGGTTTTTGTTTTGGCCAGAGTTCTCATCATATATCCACGGGAAGCCCACATATTAGAAGATTTTCTCCATCTATCCTGCATATCATGTCTTACAAAGTTCCAGTATGCAGATATTTTCAAATCCAGTGATTTAATATAATATTCGCCATTTATCCTGTGGGTTCTGTCGTACATGGCATCCATTAGCAAATATGGATATAAAACATCTTTTGCTTCGTCAAAGGCATAATTAATTTCCAGTCGGTTCTCATTGTCAGGTGTAATAACAACTTTAGACCAGAAGTTGTCTATATTAAACGAGGTATGGTCAATCTCTGATGGTTTGTAATTTGCATACTCAGTAATTTTCTTACCTTCTCCTGACTCATAAGGTTTAGAGTATTGTTTGCTATAACCTGCAAGCACTCTTACAGTTTCATTTCCACCATAAGCCTCAATTCCTCCTGATAGATAGTTAAAATATCCTCCTGTGAAAAATACTGAACCTCCTGCTCCTGCTTCTGGGTCTTTTGATATCAGGTTAACAACTCCAGCGAGAGAACCCTGATTTGAAACATCAAAAGGACCTTCTAAGATTTTTACTTCTTTGACCTGTCTGGTTGACATGTGGAATATAGCCGGATCCATTCTGTTTGGACAGGCTCCATATATTCTCTGACCATCTATCAAAACATTTATATTATCTCTACCAAATCCCCTAATAGTAATATCGTTAGCTGTTCCACCTTTTCTTATATGGTTAACCTCTGGAAAGAGGTTTGATAAAATTTCCCCAAGGTCAATCTGTCTTGTGATTTTTACATCTTCCTGTGTGGCTTCTTTTGTCTCTCCTTTAGTTTCTTCTGGAAGGATTTCTTCAGATACGGTGATTTTTTTTACTTTGATTACTTCCTGTGCATTTGCGTATGATAGGAAAGCTGGAACCAGCATCCCCGCCAGTAGAAGCCTCTTCATAATAAAAAACCTCCTTTGTGTTATTTTTTGTTTAATTTTATAATAAAATTAACATTAATATTTGTCAAAATTTAAATTAAAGTATTGAAAAAAATCTGGCATTGATGGATATCAATTTTTGATGAATGTCAATGGAAATTTTGAACTTAGGGTTATTATTGTTTATACTTAAACATATGGAGGTATAATAATGTTAAGATTGAGGACATTTTTTACAGCTTTTTTAGTTATTATTTTGGCTAACTTTGCTTTTGCATATCAGTTTTACGGATATCCTTACGTACAAAAAATAAAGAATTTTACTCTCACAGATCACAATGGGAATAAGGTAAGCTTATCTGATTTTAAAGGGAAATATTTACTCGTATTTTTTGGATATACATACTGTCCTGATGTTTGTCCAACTTCTATGTTCAGAATATCAGAAACATTGAAACACTTAGGGAAATATAAGGATAAAGTCCATGTACTATTTATCTCGGTAGACCCTGAAAGGGATACACCTGAGCTCTTGAAAAAGTTTATATCTTTTTATGATCCAACAGGTAAATACATAACTGGTCTCGTAGGTTCCCCAGAAGAGATAAAAAAAGTTGCGAAAATGTTTAGAGCTTATTATGAGAAAGTTCCTCTTAAAGACAATCCTGAGGTTGGCTATCTGGTAGATCATACGGCTTTCATTTATCTTCTGGATAAAAACGGTATTATGCGACTAATTTTTAGACCTGCCAATGATGATCCTGAAAAAATAGCTCAGGATATAATACAGGTAATAAAATTCTTTGGAGATGGAGAATGAGAAAAATAGCAGCATTTTTATTAACAGGACTGGTTTCGTGTGTACTTGCAGCACCAGAAATCATTGTAAAAGATCCATGGGTTAGAGCTGTTCCACCTACAATGAAAAATACTGCTTTATTTATGGTAATTGAGAACAAAGGAGATGCAGAGGACTCTTTAATTGATGTTAAAACAGAAATTTGTAATCAATCTATGATCCACAAAACTGAGAACAGCAATGGTGTCATGAAAATGGTTCATGTGGAAAAAGTAGTGATTCCTCCTAAGTCCACAGTTGTTTTTAAACCTGGTGGTTTTCATGTCATGTTAATGGGATTGAAAAATCCTATAAAACCTGGACAGATGTTAAAATTCACATTAATTTTTGAGAAAACAGGAGCTAAAACTATAGAAGCTCCTGTTAAAATGAAATAATTACTTTTTTAGAGTTAATAGCCAGTTTACAATAAGTTCTATTTCTTTGTCATTGTAATAAGGTTTTTGTGGAGGCATATACATTGCTTCCACACTTCCTACTTTTTTGGTTTTTATGTGACCTTTCATCCATTCAGTCCATCTACCTTTACTACCATTTTTGATAACATCTGTAAACTGTTTTTTTAGAGTTTCTTCTGGAACATCTTTGTATCTTTTTAATATTTCTTTAAAGGATGGTGCTATTACTGTTCTGTTTATATCATGGCACCATGAACATCTTTTGGCTAACATCTTACCTTTGAGTATTGGGTCTTTTTCTATCTCTTCCCTTGTAAGTGCATTGCTTATAGATGTTGTTGCAACGATAGCTAATACTGCTGCTGTTAGAATCTTTTTCATTTTCAGACCCCCTTAAAAATCTTTTCTACTGAATTTAAACATGCCTAAAAATAAAGGAATTAATATCCATAACACCATAACAATAAAGGAAACAGTTATCCCAAATCCTGTATCAAAAAATTTCTGGAAGATTGCCCCTGTATATCCAAGTAAAGCAGCAACATCTAACTTAAGTATCACAAAAATTCTTGCAATATCTACAGGATTAAGGATGGATAGTATTAAAACTGGTTTCTCCAGAGGATACTCTCTAAAGTAGACAGTAATAAACAGTATTATTCCATCATATATAAGTGTCATATATAGCCATAATAAAATTGAGGCTCCAAACCCTTTTACCCTATCCTCAAAAAATGTGGCGATCATAAATGCAAAAGCCACAAATATAAATGTCATAAATATCCCAGAAATAGTTAGTAGAGTGTAAAGCTGATATTCCGGAGGAGCTTCTATATATCTAAGTGATATCAGAAAAGGCAACCATATTCCTATTAGAAAACTTAAGGAAAGTGATATGGAGGTTCCCAGATATTTTGCTATAAATATGTTCTTTCTATTAATTGGTTGGGACAGCAGTAGTTCTATAAAATTTCTGGAATCGTAGAGGAATATTGTTCCTAAAATAAGACTTATAAGGGGAATAACAAGAATAACCAGTTGTAGTAGAGTAGAAACTACTTTAACAGGTGCTTTTGCAAAATAAAATAAAGCAGCAGTTAAAATCAGGAAAAATAAGAGATAAAAGATTATCCATTTATTTCGGTACATGTTGTAAAATTCGTATTTCAGAAGCTTAAGCATTGTATCCCTTCTCCATCAGTTTTGCTATTGCCCTTTCCAGATTTTTTTCTCCTGATTTTTCTATTATCTCTTTTACTGTGCCTGTTAGATAAATCTGTCCTTCCAATAAAAATACAATTTCATCAGCAAGCTCTTCAACTTCACTCATTATATGGGATGTAAGAATAACAAGTTTTTCCCTTTCAACCTGCTGGCGTATTTTATCCTTCAGAAAGCTGCTGGAAACAGGGTCTAATCCCACAGTAGGTTCATCCAGGAAAAATATTTCAGGATCAAACATGAAAGTAATTAGAGCGCTTACTTTTTGTTTTGTTCCACCAGATAGATTTTTCAGTTTTTTATCCATGTATTGCTGTAGTTTGAAATACTCTATAAATTCATCTTTGATATTTGGATTATATCCTTCTTTTCTTATGTCTATAAGCATATTTATAAGCTCTTTCAATGTTAAATTTTCAGGGAAAACTGCTACCTGAGGCATATATCCTATAAACTTTCTGTAATGCCAGCTTTTTTCTATACTTTCTCCTTTTACATATATTTCCCCTGAGGTTGGTATAACAAGCCCCAGAATTGATTTTATAAGAGTCGTTTTCCCTGAGCCATTAGGTCCCAGAATTGATACCACTTTGCCTCTGGTAATTTCCAGATTTATTCCTTTCAGAACTTCCTGTTTACCAAATCTTTTATAAAGATTTTTTACTTTGACCATTCATATCTCCTCATAAGAGGTTTTCTATCTTCCAGACTTGATGGTATTAGCATCGGAAACATTCTCTCAGTGAGGTCTATCAGATAAACAAAAAAACTTCTGCTGAGAATGATTGATTGGGGATAATTCTCCGTTAAGTATCCAAATAAAGAAACAGGTCGGTACGGAACATCCCCAATACCATCATGGTCAAGGTCGTATCCCTTGTAATCGCTCCAGTAATTTTCTTCATATTTATTGGGGTTCTGAAAACTGTTTGTGGCTATATTGAAGGTGTTTGCTATAAAATTATTGTGTTTAAATAAATTATCCTGTGAATTAGCCCATATTCTTATAGCCCATCCATTTTCTATAAAATCATTTTCTATTATAACTGTCCTGTTTGTATTATCTGCAAATATTCCTGTGGTGTTTTTATAAAAAACATTGTGATACATATAACTATCGTAAATCTCTTTTAGCAGAATTCCATAGGACTGGGTTCCCCAGTTATACTCAAATATATTATTTGCCATATAGACATGTTTTGTATACATTACAGCAACACCTGCACCATTCCGTCTAAAAATATTGTTTATATAATTATCTTTATGGGAAAACATAAAATGAAGTCCATATCTTAGATTTTCCTCGCTTATATTGTTAATAATGGTGCTGTTCTTAACAAACTCAAAATATATTCCATCCCTGTGATGTTTAACATGATTCCCTTCCACAAGCATATTTTTACAGTGCCATAAATGTATACCATTTCCAAAGTTTGTTTCGATAGTATGGCCAAAGGCAGATTTCAAATACTCTAAACGAGCCGGACCATCAACAATATTATTTTTAACTACTCCTTCCTTTGAAGC carries:
- the lpxK gene encoding tetraacyldisaccharide 4'-kinase; the encoded protein is MLKILSLIYEKLALLRRWLYDTKILKSQKLPVPVISVGNLSVGGTGKTPITIAIARKLQSQGYRVCVLSRGYKRKTKGTIVVSDGKKIFTDWKSSGDEPYLIATYNIPVVVSESRYEAGIKAIELFKPDIFILDDGFQHYQLYRDIDILVVDATKPFWEDQPLPAGRLREPIETYKYADLFVINRFEKVKNKEQFLKKLKAFDKPFFITEEKFQHLTNLKENIPVKDLKGEKIGIFAGLGNNQQFFNTVEDLSKKYNFQVLHKISFPDHYDYPSLELSQNVDKWITTEKDIIKLKPETIKKYNIFALKYELKLPEEMVEFINKKINPKRK
- a CDS encoding GGDEF domain-containing protein is translated as MLNWRKNKEIYHDTTSPEFDKIRLIYIFIILGSVVLYIMSFVHLQRGEKDLFLFEALVSTGGLLSLLYMRITGKVSIAENFILIGLYVLFIMIIIDGGLEKTGIYWIFVFPFVSFFLKGNKVGLLWNILILGTIILFLYLSNEKIISIAYTPIEIRQFIGAYLIVMTLAYIFENTLLKSYDKLSKLAMTDSLTGLYNRYYLFKRLEEEIKRAKRYNHPLCMIIFDIDNFKQINDKYGHDVGDAVLTMVARVLKRNIRETDIAGRFGGEEFVIVCPETDIENGYLVAEKIREAISQINFGDFKVTVSIGLSCFSGETAEQLLKKADIALYRAKDSGKNRVEIYNEKNCPQREQIKTTHQEQQAV
- a CDS encoding TonB-dependent receptor encodes the protein MKRLLLAGMLVPAFLSYANAQEVIKVKKITVSEEILPEETKGETKEATQEDVKITRQIDLGEILSNLFPEVNHIRKGGTANDITIRGFGRDNINVLIDGQRIYGACPNRMDPAIFHMSTRQVKEVKILEGPFDVSNQGSLAGVVNLISKDPEAGAGGSVFFTGGYFNYLSGGIEAYGGNETVRVLAGYSKQYSKPYESGEGKKITEYANYKPSEIDHTSFNIDNFWSKVVITPDNENRLEINYAFDEAKDVLYPYLLMDAMYDRTHRINGEYYIKSLDLKISAYWNFVRHDMQDRWRKSSNMWASRGYMMRTLAKTKTYGAKIEKGWKIGDIKLRTGIDAYLRNWKADNVVMTLDNRGMIPDVDIKNIGAFVEGAKKINNFVISAGLRVDSTKSESDKNALGAANRNIYNEYYGNNYDLDQTDTYVSGNIVLRYKFDKRSNAYIGFGHTVRVPDPEERFIALKKPMTKPDWVGNPNLDPTQNNEVDAGFEYYWGLFGIKGNVFYSDLTDYIYLTKIRNLSNTKNAMSYQNIDAHIYGGDLTVIGMLTDTVSIEAGAAYQRGKKDSGNYTDSDLAEIPPLKTRLAIKYDNGTAFGLLETIYAAKQSKVDSDLNEKETKSYYVVNLKTGYNVGDRAFVGLGIDNLFDKNYYTHLSYLRNPFSSGTKIPEPGRFVYMNISLKF
- a CDS encoding SCO family protein, whose protein sequence is MLRLRTFFTAFLVIILANFAFAYQFYGYPYVQKIKNFTLTDHNGNKVSLSDFKGKYLLVFFGYTYCPDVCPTSMFRISETLKHLGKYKDKVHVLFISVDPERDTPELLKKFISFYDPTGKYITGLVGSPEEIKKVAKMFRAYYEKVPLKDNPEVGYLVDHTAFIYLLDKNGIMRLIFRPANDDPEKIAQDIIQVIKFFGDGE
- a CDS encoding copper chaperone PCu(A)C, producing MRKIAAFLLTGLVSCVLAAPEIIVKDPWVRAVPPTMKNTALFMVIENKGDAEDSLIDVKTEICNQSMIHKTENSNGVMKMVHVEKVVIPPKSTVVFKPGGFHVMLMGLKNPIKPGQMLKFTLIFEKTGAKTIEAPVKMK
- a CDS encoding c-type cytochrome — encoded protein: MKKILTAAVLAIVATTSISNALTREEIEKDPILKGKMLAKRCSWCHDINRTVIAPSFKEILKRYKDVPEETLKKQFTDVIKNGSKGRWTEWMKGHIKTKKVGSVEAMYMPPQKPYYNDKEIELIVNWLLTLKK
- a CDS encoding ABC transporter permease, producing the protein MLKLLKYEFYNMYRNKWIIFYLLFFLILTAALFYFAKAPVKVVSTLLQLVILVIPLISLILGTIFLYDSRNFIELLLSQPINRKNIFIAKYLGTSISLSLSFLIGIWLPFLISLRYIEAPPEYQLYTLLTISGIFMTFIFVAFAFMIATFFEDRVKGFGASILLWLYMTLIYDGIILFITVYFREYPLEKPVLILSILNPVDIARIFVILKLDVAALLGYTGAIFQKFFDTGFGITVSFIVMVLWILIPLFLGMFKFSRKDF
- a CDS encoding ABC transporter ATP-binding protein; translation: MVKVKNLYKRFGKQEVLKGINLEITRGKVVSILGPNGSGKTTLIKSILGLVIPTSGEIYVKGESIEKSWHYRKFIGYMPQVAVFPENLTLKELINMLIDIRKEGYNPNIKDEFIEYFKLQQYMDKKLKNLSGGTKQKVSALITFMFDPEIFFLDEPTVGLDPVSSSFLKDKIRQQVEREKLVILTSHIMSEVEELADEIVFLLEGQIYLTGTVKEIIEKSGEKNLERAIAKLMEKGYNA
- a CDS encoding nitrous oxide reductase family maturation protein NosD, with protein sequence MKKLLCTKLIFLFIIASIYAKTITVCPDCEISSIKKALQIAQDGDTILIKKGIYKEGNILVKKSVKLIGEDYPVIDGEKKYEVITVKANNVVVKGLIIQNSGKSDIEDIAGIKFFRTKNCRIENCILKNNFWGIYFAASKEGVVKNNIVDGPARLEYLKSAFGHTIETNFGNGIHLWHCKNMLVEGNHVKHHRDGIYFEFVKNSTIINNISEENLRYGLHFMFSHKDNYINNIFRRNGAGVAVMYTKHVYMANNIFEYNWGTQSYGILLKEIYDSYMYHNVFYKNTTGIFADNTNRTVIIENDFIENGWAIRIWANSQDNLFKHNNFIANTFNIATNSFQNPNKYEENYWSDYKGYDLDHDGIGDVPYRPVSLFGYLTENYPQSIILSRSFFVYLIDLTERMFPMLIPSSLEDRKPLMRRYEWSK